The following proteins are encoded in a genomic region of Maniola jurtina chromosome 17, ilManJurt1.1, whole genome shotgun sequence:
- the LOC123873982 gene encoding transcription factor Adf-1-like: MNTREYREKLIDEVKKYPVLYDTRHENHRDIDVRDRCWMEISDRLGANCEILKREWKILRDSLRQSLRKSNKGATTKAGVPCKKWRFQNRMAFVLPYMTKRRNPRQLRDDIKIDETEVQSEQEQDSEVWDPGNGNSDSDSLDLYFASVCQSTKRLPKKYQNQIKREVLDTLLRIEEQYEADERESKMPVSKIY, translated from the exons ATGAATACGCGTGAATATAGAGAGAAGCTGATAGATGAAGTGAAAAAATACCCCGTCTTATACGACACGAGGCACGAAAACCATCGCGACATCGACGTGCGGGACCGCTGCTGGATGGAGATCTCTGACCGGCTGGGCGCTAACT GTGAAATCCTGAAACGTGAATGGAAAATCCTGCGCGACTCGCTGCGTCAGTCGCTGCGCAAGAGCAACAAGGGCGCCACCACCAAGGCCGGCGTGCCGTGCAAGAAGTGGCGCTTCCAGAACCGCATGGCCTTCGTGCTGCCCTACATGACCAAGCGACG GAATCCCCGTCAATTGCGGGATGACATCAAAATAGACGAAACAGAAGTCCAGTCGGAGCAAGAGCAGGACTCCGAGGTGTGGGATCCGGGGAACGGCAACAGCGACAGCGACTCCTTAGATTTGTACTTCGCGAGCGTCTGCCAGAGCACCAAGAGGCTGCCCAAGAAATACCAGAACCAGATCAAAAGGGAAGTGCTGGACACTCTCCTTAGGATAGAAGAACAGTATGAGGCGGATGAGAGGGAGTCCAAAATGCCCGTTTCTAAGATTTACTAA